A genome region from Luteimonas galliterrae includes the following:
- a CDS encoding AAA family ATPase, giving the protein MITKIVIHGTCTFTNQSTLETTKKINLIYGLNGSGKSTVCRLLRDAGGQEFEKCSIEGNEGTKVLVFNDAFIREQFYEADAIRGIFSLSKQNKEAERRIASANATKSEGLELKDGIAATYKEARTRLESERAEIVDGIFGIKRSHAGGDRLLEFCLEGVMGNKEKLADRLSGTSKPATEPSYTAKDLQEETRRLRASQGKPPEQAVREIHAAEFSGEDSPLLQTAIVGTQNSTFARAINELGNSDWVRQGFDSYLNKSNPIPLACPFCQEATITQQILGYLGQYFDKAYENQLADLRELHRSYKSAREAVPPIVEYQASMFYSDSLGALYAQLESTLQKNQAALDRKLESPSTVLGLEKTCDLISAINASISSVNRQVDAHNAKLRDATSALDDIKRRFWELMRWQYDASIVLLQSTNHKLVELDRSYATDIQQVDEKVKACDAEIVQAQKDVINTDEAILKINAELVKMGIADFTIAKHERSDHLYELKRESGRTGDFKTLSEGEKMVIALLYFCELCMGRQDPEEAPQKRIVVLDDPISSLSHIFVFNVGRLVWNHFFRNNGIDQIFVFTHSLYFFYELTEIDKERRAASQSLFRIVKNANGSQISPMSYEEIQNDYHSYWQIINDRSAHAALIANCMRNILEYFFGFVEKTSFNNVFQKPVLQAPHLQAFSRYMNRESHSFGQNVFDLKEFDYEIFRDGLKQVFEQCGYLEHYKKMARIE; this is encoded by the coding sequence ATGATAACCAAGATAGTGATCCACGGAACTTGCACATTTACGAATCAATCTACCTTAGAAACTACAAAAAAAATCAATCTAATATACGGCCTGAATGGATCAGGAAAATCAACTGTTTGCAGGCTTCTTCGAGACGCAGGCGGGCAGGAATTTGAGAAGTGTTCAATCGAGGGCAATGAAGGCACAAAAGTACTTGTTTTCAATGACGCGTTCATACGTGAGCAGTTCTATGAAGCTGATGCAATCCGTGGAATATTTAGCCTCTCTAAGCAGAATAAGGAAGCGGAACGAAGGATTGCATCAGCGAATGCAACGAAATCGGAAGGTCTAGAACTCAAAGATGGTATCGCCGCAACCTACAAAGAAGCACGTACTCGATTAGAGAGTGAGCGTGCGGAAATCGTCGATGGCATTTTTGGAATTAAACGCAGCCACGCTGGCGGCGACAGGTTGTTGGAGTTCTGCCTAGAAGGTGTAATGGGCAATAAAGAAAAACTCGCCGATCGCCTTTCTGGCACTTCTAAACCTGCAACTGAGCCGTCATACACTGCAAAAGATCTCCAGGAAGAAACTCGGCGCCTTCGCGCATCACAGGGAAAGCCTCCTGAACAAGCAGTTCGTGAAATACATGCTGCAGAATTCTCCGGAGAAGACAGCCCACTCTTGCAAACAGCTATTGTGGGAACTCAGAACAGCACTTTTGCGAGAGCAATAAATGAGCTGGGAAATTCTGACTGGGTTCGACAAGGTTTTGATAGCTACCTGAATAAATCAAACCCCATTCCTCTAGCATGTCCGTTCTGTCAGGAAGCAACAATAACTCAACAGATCCTTGGTTATCTCGGCCAATACTTTGATAAAGCGTACGAAAATCAACTCGCTGACTTGAGGGAACTTCATCGAAGTTATAAGTCGGCACGAGAAGCCGTGCCCCCTATCGTTGAGTATCAAGCTTCGATGTTCTACAGCGATTCGCTCGGCGCTTTATACGCGCAATTAGAATCCACTTTACAGAAAAATCAAGCCGCACTAGACAGAAAATTAGAAAGTCCGTCTACGGTCCTGGGACTGGAGAAAACCTGCGATTTAATTTCAGCCATCAATGCATCAATATCATCCGTTAACAGGCAAGTTGACGCACATAACGCCAAACTGCGCGATGCAACTTCTGCTCTTGATGACATCAAGCGACGCTTCTGGGAGCTAATGCGCTGGCAATACGACGCAAGTATTGTGCTACTGCAATCCACGAATCATAAGCTCGTGGAGCTGGACCGATCATATGCGACTGACATCCAGCAAGTGGATGAAAAGGTCAAGGCCTGCGATGCAGAAATCGTACAAGCCCAGAAAGACGTCATCAATACAGATGAGGCTATTTTAAAGATCAATGCCGAGTTAGTAAAAATGGGGATCGCAGACTTTACCATTGCCAAACATGAGCGATCTGACCACCTATACGAACTGAAGCGCGAAAGCGGCAGAACTGGGGACTTCAAGACGCTTAGTGAAGGCGAGAAGATGGTGATCGCCTTACTTTACTTTTGTGAACTCTGCATGGGAAGACAAGACCCAGAAGAGGCTCCACAGAAACGTATAGTCGTCCTCGACGACCCAATTTCAAGTCTCTCGCATATTTTTGTCTTCAATGTCGGACGACTTGTTTGGAATCATTTCTTTCGCAACAACGGAATAGATCAAATCTTCGTTTTTACTCATAGTTTGTACTTTTTCTATGAGCTAACCGAGATAGATAAAGAAAGGCGGGCAGCTAGCCAATCTCTTTTTCGGATTGTAAAGAACGCTAACGGAAGCCAGATATCCCCTATGAGTTACGAAGAGATTCAGAACGACTATCACTCCTACTGGCAAATAATTAACGACCGCAGTGCACACGCTGCCTTAATCGCGAACTGCATGCGAAATATTCTTGAATACTTCTTTGGATTTGTTGAGAAGACGAGCTTCAATAATGTTTTTCAAAAACCAGTTCTGCAGGCACCACATCTTCAGGCCTTCAGCAGATATATGAATCGTGAATCACACTCCTTTGGACAGAACGTTTTCGATCTGAAAGAGTTTGATTACGAAATATTTCGCGATGGCCTGAAGCAGGTCTTCGAACAGTGTGGTTATCTGGAGCACTACAAGAAGATGGCTCGAATAGAATAA
- a CDS encoding phytanoyl-CoA dioxygenase family protein, with product MTIDINQPYPLLEAQVAQFHRDGFIKLKDVFDARALRYYGNEITWLTIALNTQKTPLAERSTYDRAFLQVMNLWEQGGLAQEFVFGKRLAGIAAALLQVRGVRLYHDQSLYKEPGGGITPAHADQYYWPVDSDRTVTAWVPLQAVPEEMGPLAFFAGSQSVEFGRDLGISDDSEREITANMQAHGFRVVDEPFDLGEVSFHLGWTFHRAGPNRSAQPRSVMTVIYMDRDMKLKAPENHMQQADWEKWCPGAEIGAVIDTPKNPVLFETMG from the coding sequence ATGACGATCGACATCAACCAGCCTTACCCGCTGTTGGAAGCGCAGGTAGCGCAATTCCACCGCGACGGCTTCATCAAGCTCAAAGACGTGTTCGATGCGCGGGCGTTGCGTTATTACGGCAACGAGATCACGTGGCTCACCATCGCGCTCAATACGCAGAAGACGCCGTTGGCCGAGCGCAGCACTTACGACCGGGCGTTTCTGCAGGTGATGAACCTGTGGGAGCAAGGCGGGTTGGCGCAGGAGTTCGTGTTCGGCAAGCGGCTGGCCGGGATCGCGGCGGCGCTGCTGCAGGTGCGGGGCGTGCGGCTGTACCACGACCAGTCGCTGTACAAGGAACCGGGCGGCGGGATCACGCCGGCGCATGCGGACCAATACTACTGGCCGGTCGACAGCGACCGCACCGTCACCGCGTGGGTGCCGCTGCAGGCGGTGCCGGAGGAGATGGGGCCGCTGGCGTTCTTCGCCGGCAGCCAGAGCGTGGAGTTCGGCCGCGACCTGGGCATCTCCGACGATAGCGAGCGGGAGATCACCGCCAACATGCAGGCGCATGGCTTCCGCGTGGTCGACGAGCCGTTCGACCTGGGCGAGGTGAGTTTCCATCTGGGCTGGACTTTCCACCGCGCCGGGCCCAACCGCTCGGCGCAGCCGCGCTCGGTGATGACCGTGATCTACATGGATCGCGACATGAAGCTGAAGGCGCCAGAAAACCACATGCAGCAGGCCGATTGGGAGAAGTGGTGCCCCGGCGCGGAGATCGGCGCGGTGATCGACACGCCGAAGAATCCGGTGCTGTTCGAGACAATGGGGTAA
- a CDS encoding alpha-amylase family glycosyl hydrolase has translation MNIAKILAGWILPAALAFIAPLAQAATPTPARAQAGEEVFYHLFLRSFRDADGDRIGDLKGLTEKLDYLRDLGVTSLLLTPLQPSPFYHNYFATDFETIEPKYGTMDDYFAFVRAAHVRGLKVYLDQEIQYVAEGHPWWTQSLGKPQAEFADYLLWRDPQHNEAEPFLNQARWEGYDGRWIGIAMVDMNRPAVKRYFEKTLLFWADPHGDGSGRDGVDGFRIDHMMDDLDNKGLAKNLFAGFWTPIFKALKARRPGFRIIAEQSDWGYGQDWLARGNADLVFAFPLRGALTKLDKREIVEALRKTAEITPAGKGQIVFLENHDTDRFMSLIGGDSARARAGAALALLLKGEPLLYYGQELGMRGVTRKGTMSDSAHIPLREAMRWNADLDAPGSAIWYKSDKPWWNQRYNRSGDGVSVQEEGQAGSLHAWYRQLLALRRTRPELRNGTQRIVCGDDSPVICVLRESGAARSLLLVNLGTTTAKPDLDATLAGATWTDLLDGGMVDAAQLRLQPLAVRVLGTP, from the coding sequence ATGAACATCGCAAAGATCCTGGCCGGATGGATACTACCGGCGGCGCTGGCGTTCATCGCCCCGCTCGCGCAGGCCGCGACGCCCACGCCGGCGCGCGCGCAGGCGGGCGAGGAAGTGTTCTACCACCTGTTCCTGCGCAGCTTCCGCGATGCCGACGGCGACCGCATCGGCGACCTGAAAGGCCTGACCGAAAAACTCGATTATCTGCGCGACCTCGGCGTCACCTCGCTGCTGCTGACGCCGCTGCAGCCCTCGCCGTTCTACCACAACTATTTCGCGACCGATTTCGAAACCATCGAACCCAAGTACGGCACGATGGACGACTACTTCGCCTTCGTCCGCGCCGCGCATGTGCGCGGGCTGAAGGTGTACCTGGACCAGGAAATCCAGTACGTGGCCGAGGGCCATCCCTGGTGGACGCAATCGCTGGGCAAGCCGCAGGCCGAGTTCGCCGACTATCTGCTGTGGCGCGATCCGCAGCACAACGAAGCGGAACCGTTCCTCAACCAGGCGCGATGGGAAGGCTACGACGGCCGCTGGATCGGCATCGCCATGGTCGACATGAACCGGCCGGCAGTGAAGCGCTATTTCGAAAAGACGCTGCTGTTCTGGGCAGACCCGCACGGCGACGGCAGCGGCCGCGACGGCGTCGACGGTTTCCGCATCGACCACATGATGGACGATCTGGACAACAAGGGCCTGGCGAAGAATCTGTTCGCCGGGTTCTGGACGCCGATCTTCAAGGCCTTGAAGGCGCGCCGCCCCGGTTTCCGCATCATCGCCGAGCAGAGCGACTGGGGTTACGGCCAGGATTGGCTGGCGCGCGGCAATGCCGATCTGGTGTTCGCGTTTCCCCTGCGCGGCGCGCTGACCAAGCTCGACAAGCGCGAGATCGTGGAGGCTTTGCGCAAGACCGCCGAGATCACGCCGGCGGGCAAGGGCCAGATCGTGTTCCTGGAGAATCACGACACCGACCGCTTCATGTCGCTGATCGGCGGCGATTCCGCCCGTGCGCGCGCCGGCGCGGCGTTGGCGCTGCTGCTGAAGGGCGAACCGCTGCTCTACTACGGCCAGGAGCTGGGCATGCGCGGGGTCACCCGCAAGGGCACGATGTCCGACTCGGCGCACATCCCGCTGCGCGAGGCGATGCGCTGGAACGCGGACCTCGACGCGCCGGGTTCGGCGATTTGGTACAAGAGCGATAAGCCTTGGTGGAACCAGCGTTACAACCGCTCCGGCGACGGCGTTTCCGTGCAGGAAGAAGGCCAAGCCGGCTCGCTGCACGCTTGGTATCGCCAACTGCTGGCGCTGCGGCGGACGCGGCCGGAATTGCGCAACGGCACGCAACGCATCGTCTGCGGCGACGATTCGCCAGTGATCTGCGTACTGCGCGAATCCGGCGCTGCGCGCAGCTTGCTGTTGGTCAATCTGGGGACGACTACGGCGAAACCGGACTTGGACGCGACGCTCGCTGGTGCTACGTGGACCGACCTGCTCGATGGCGGCATGGTCGACGCGGCGCAGTTGCGGCTGCAGCCGCTGGCGGTGCGGGTGCTTGGCACGCCCTGA
- a CDS encoding AraC family transcriptional regulator, whose protein sequence is MNVPHLERPICEPVELRPGARIRVERVRQGAEAGASEPFPHYHDVHELVLFGKVAGDFVAEGRRYALAGGSIAFVPSMRQHDYALAPGPRDWLLVQIDATAGETLAQAPGLERLAHAFCARPGRALQRRIAVLADWLTELGGADPLAATLVELLLRAAVRAPAIAGHKLTADADALDRLRPAIERLRRDPAHAPSAEAAAALCALAPAYFSRRFKQQIGMTWSDYVRTHRLHLASQRLLDSEQTVAAIAYALGFSTPSHFGELFHRRFGMTPKEYRDAGRVPPQSA, encoded by the coding sequence ATGAACGTGCCGCATCTGGAACGCCCGATCTGCGAGCCGGTGGAACTGCGCCCGGGCGCGCGGATCCGCGTCGAGCGCGTGCGGCAGGGCGCGGAGGCCGGCGCCAGCGAGCCGTTTCCGCATTACCACGACGTGCACGAGCTGGTGCTGTTCGGCAAGGTCGCCGGCGATTTCGTCGCCGAAGGGCGGCGTTACGCGCTGGCCGGCGGCAGCATCGCCTTCGTGCCGTCGATGCGCCAGCACGACTACGCGCTGGCGCCAGGCCCGCGCGACTGGCTGCTGGTGCAGATCGACGCCACCGCCGGCGAGACGCTGGCGCAAGCGCCGGGACTGGAGCGCCTGGCGCACGCGTTCTGCGCCCGGCCCGGCCGCGCGTTGCAGCGTCGCATCGCGGTGCTCGCGGATTGGCTGACCGAATTGGGCGGCGCCGATCCGCTCGCTGCGACGCTGGTCGAATTGCTGCTGCGCGCCGCGGTGCGCGCGCCGGCGATCGCTGGACATAAGTTGACCGCCGACGCCGATGCGCTGGACCGCCTGCGCCCGGCGATCGAGCGGCTGCGCCGCGACCCGGCGCACGCGCCCAGCGCCGAAGCGGCCGCGGCCTTGTGTGCGCTGGCGCCGGCCTATTTCAGCCGCCGCTTCAAGCAGCAGATCGGGATGACCTGGAGCGATTACGTGCGCACCCATCGTCTGCACCTGGCCAGCCAGCGATTGCTCGACAGCGAGCAGACCGTGGCTGCGATCGCCTACGCGTTGGGTTTTTCCACGCCGTCGCATTTCGGCGAGCTGTTCCATCGCCGCTTCGGGATGACACCGAAGGAATATCGGGATGCGGGTCGTGTACCGCCGCAATCGGCGTGA
- the aceE gene encoding pyruvate dehydrogenase (acetyl-transferring), homodimeric type — protein sequence MNWLEQILQNDPDPAETQEWIESIKAVIDAEGPERAHQLLENMVELTRRAGAHLPFAPTTEYINTIPAHLEPKAPGDATMEWRIRSIIRWNAMAMVVRANRKPGDLGGHIASFASSATLYDVGFNHFWRAPTDQFPGDLLYVQGHSSPGIYARAFLEGRISESQLDNFRMEVDGRGISSYPHPWLMPDFWQTPTVSMGLGPIAAIYQARNWKYLEGRGLMPKSDRKVWCFLGDGETDEPESLGAISVAGREGLDNLVFVINCNLQRLDGPVRGNGKIIQELEGAFRGAGWNVIKTVWGSYWDPLLAKDHQGMLKRLMMETVDGEYQNCKAFGGAYTREHFFGKYPETLAMVANLSDDDIWRLNRGGHDPHKVYAAYQNAVDTKGQPTVILAKTVKGYGMGAAGEALNPTHQTKKLDDEAVRAFRDRFKIAIPDEQLKDGNVPFFHPGEKSPEVEYLMERRRALGGFLPQRRRKSKESLTAPKLEVFDRLLKSTGDREISTTMAFVQSLSIVLRDKQVGPRCVPIVADEARTFGMEGMFRQLGIYAPQGQKYKPVDADQLMYYREDAAGQVLEEGITEAGAFASWMAAATSYSTNDLPMLPFYIYYSMFGFQRIGDAAWQAADMRARGFLLGATAGRTTLNGEGLQHEDGHSHLLAGAIPNCRAYDPTFGYEVAVILQHGMHRMLDEQQDEYYYLTLMNENYAHPDMPEGAADGIIKGMYLLKDAGKPKKGELRVQLLGSGTILREAIAAAELLDKDFGVTADIWSCPSFTELRRDGYDAERHNRFNPEAKSPRKPYVTELLEGRQGPAIAATDYVRAFADQIRAFVPMHYTVLGTDGFGRSDTRANLRRHFEVDRFHIAHAAIAALAAEGKMTAKDVARAIKQYKIDVDKPNPVTV from the coding sequence ATGAACTGGCTCGAACAAATCCTGCAGAACGATCCCGACCCGGCCGAAACCCAAGAGTGGATCGAGTCGATCAAGGCCGTCATCGACGCCGAAGGCCCCGAGCGCGCGCATCAGCTGCTCGAGAACATGGTCGAACTCACGCGCCGCGCCGGTGCGCATCTGCCGTTCGCGCCGACCACCGAATACATCAACACCATTCCCGCGCACCTGGAGCCGAAAGCGCCGGGCGACGCGACGATGGAATGGCGCATCCGCTCGATCATCCGCTGGAACGCGATGGCGATGGTCGTGCGCGCTAACCGCAAGCCCGGCGATCTGGGCGGCCACATCGCCAGCTTCGCTTCGTCGGCGACGCTGTACGACGTCGGCTTCAACCATTTCTGGCGCGCGCCGACGGATCAATTCCCCGGCGACCTGCTGTATGTGCAAGGCCACAGCTCGCCTGGCATCTATGCGCGCGCCTTCCTGGAAGGCCGGATCAGCGAATCGCAGCTGGACAACTTCCGCATGGAAGTCGACGGCCGCGGCATCAGCAGCTATCCGCATCCGTGGCTGATGCCCGATTTCTGGCAGACGCCGACCGTGTCGATGGGCTTGGGCCCGATCGCAGCGATCTATCAGGCGCGCAACTGGAAATACCTGGAAGGCCGCGGCCTGATGCCCAAATCCGACCGCAAGGTCTGGTGTTTCCTAGGCGACGGCGAAACCGACGAGCCCGAATCGCTCGGCGCGATTTCCGTCGCCGGCCGCGAAGGCTTGGACAACCTGGTCTTCGTCATCAACTGCAACCTGCAGCGCCTCGACGGCCCGGTGCGCGGCAACGGCAAGATCATCCAGGAACTGGAAGGCGCGTTCCGCGGCGCCGGCTGGAACGTGATCAAGACCGTTTGGGGCAGCTACTGGGATCCGCTGCTCGCCAAGGACCATCAGGGCATGCTCAAGCGCCTGATGATGGAAACCGTCGACGGCGAATACCAGAACTGCAAGGCCTTCGGCGGCGCCTACACGCGCGAGCATTTCTTCGGCAAATACCCCGAAACGCTGGCGATGGTCGCCAATCTTTCCGACGACGACATCTGGCGCCTGAACCGCGGCGGCCACGATCCGCACAAGGTGTATGCGGCTTACCAGAACGCCGTCGACACCAAGGGCCAGCCGACCGTCATCCTCGCCAAGACGGTGAAGGGCTACGGCATGGGCGCGGCTGGCGAGGCGCTCAATCCCACCCACCAGACCAAGAAGCTCGACGACGAGGCGGTGCGCGCGTTCCGCGACCGTTTCAAGATTGCGATCCCGGACGAGCAACTGAAGGACGGCAACGTGCCGTTCTTCCACCCCGGCGAGAAATCGCCGGAAGTCGAATACCTGATGGAGCGCCGCCGCGCGCTCGGCGGCTTCCTGCCGCAGCGCCGCCGCAAGAGCAAGGAATCGCTCACCGCGCCCAAGCTGGAAGTGTTCGATCGCCTGCTCAAGTCCACCGGCGACCGCGAGATCAGCACCACCATGGCCTTCGTGCAATCGCTCAGCATCGTGCTGCGCGACAAGCAGGTCGGCCCGCGCTGCGTGCCGATCGTGGCCGACGAAGCGCGTACCTTCGGCATGGAAGGCATGTTCCGCCAGCTGGGCATCTATGCGCCGCAGGGGCAGAAGTACAAGCCGGTCGATGCCGACCAATTGATGTACTACCGCGAAGACGCCGCAGGCCAAGTGTTGGAAGAAGGCATCACCGAAGCCGGCGCCTTCGCCAGCTGGATGGCCGCGGCCACCAGCTACAGCACCAACGATCTGCCGATGCTGCCGTTCTACATCTACTACTCGATGTTCGGTTTCCAGCGCATCGGCGACGCCGCCTGGCAAGCCGCCGACATGCGCGCGCGCGGCTTCCTGCTCGGCGCCACCGCCGGCCGCACCACCCTCAACGGCGAAGGCCTGCAGCACGAAGACGGCCATTCGCACCTGCTGGCCGGCGCGATTCCCAATTGCCGCGCCTACGACCCGACCTTCGGCTACGAAGTGGCGGTGATCCTGCAACACGGCATGCACCGCATGCTCGACGAGCAGCAGGACGAGTACTACTACCTCACCCTGATGAACGAGAACTACGCCCACCCGGACATGCCCGAGGGCGCGGCCGACGGCATCATCAAGGGCATGTACCTGCTGAAGGACGCCGGCAAGCCGAAGAAGGGCGAACTGCGCGTGCAACTGCTGGGCAGCGGCACCATCCTGCGCGAAGCGATCGCCGCGGCGGAACTGCTGGACAAGGATTTCGGCGTCACCGCCGACATCTGGTCCTGCCCCAGCTTCACCGAACTGCGCCGCGACGGCTACGACGCCGAACGCCACAACCGCTTCAACCCGGAAGCGAAGTCGCCGCGCAAGCCTTACGTCACCGAACTGCTGGAAGGCCGCCAGGGCCCGGCGATCGCCGCCACCGATTACGTCCGCGCCTTCGCCGACCAGATCCGCGCCTTCGTGCCGATGCATTACACGGTGCTGGGCACGGACGGCTTCGGCCGCTCGGATACCCGTGCCAATCTGCGCCGGCATTTCGAGGTGGATCGTTTCCACATCGCGCATGCGGCCATCGCCGCGTTGGCGGCGGAAGGGAAGATGACGGCTAAGGATGTGGCGCGGGCGATCAAGCAGTACAAGATCGACGTCGACAAACCGAATCCGGTAACGGTGTAG